A region from the bacterium genome encodes:
- a CDS encoding B12-binding domain-containing radical SAM protein, with protein sequence MILLVNPRATRPKNRRFPLSVMAIGAALPDGVAWEIIDGNRPGVDPYEDAVHWIEARSGTADPVRVVAMTVMPGPQLVSAVPLARRLKQRYPRLPIVWGGYFPSLYPTPVLNAPYVDYAVRGQGEFTFRELLDVLDGKRDPRTVAGLAFRAEDGTPVINPERKWVGPDELPPPPYEKIPVHDYLMPAFLGRRCGVYQASIGCPYGCNFCGVISVFGSREKFESPARTAAHLRWLVERYGMDGVHFYDNNFFVKEDHALELCERIEPLGLSWWCEARIDALLRFRDTTWRRIARAGLRMVFLGAESGSDEVLRRMNKKLTTAQTLEIAARTREYDIIPEFSFVLGGPDDPEGEIESTLAFIRKLKSVNPDMEMILYFYTPTPQRRGTYGGVDPLAGTPDTLEEWIEPQWVAWMTHEDPETPWLDRRLKARVQDFELVLKSRFPSLHDTKTAWWGKELARLLAIRRWRTGRYENPRLLRAVRRWARTPDDRQAYGHLRPPARGAA encoded by the coding sequence ATGATCCTGCTCGTCAACCCGCGGGCCACGCGTCCGAAGAACCGCCGTTTCCCGCTGTCCGTCATGGCGATCGGCGCCGCGCTGCCGGACGGCGTGGCGTGGGAGATCATCGACGGCAACCGGCCGGGCGTGGATCCGTACGAGGATGCGGTCCACTGGATCGAGGCGCGTTCGGGCACCGCCGACCCCGTGCGCGTCGTCGCGATGACGGTGATGCCCGGGCCGCAGCTCGTGAGCGCCGTCCCGCTGGCGCGGCGGCTCAAGCAGCGCTACCCGCGCCTGCCGATCGTGTGGGGCGGTTACTTCCCGAGCCTCTACCCGACGCCGGTGCTGAACGCGCCCTACGTGGACTACGCGGTGCGCGGGCAGGGCGAATTCACGTTCCGCGAATTGCTCGACGTGCTCGACGGCAAGCGCGACCCGCGTACGGTGGCGGGGCTCGCGTTCCGCGCGGAGGACGGCACGCCCGTGATCAATCCGGAGCGCAAGTGGGTAGGCCCGGACGAGCTGCCGCCTCCGCCCTACGAGAAGATCCCGGTGCACGACTATCTGATGCCGGCGTTCCTGGGCCGCCGCTGCGGCGTCTACCAGGCGTCCATCGGCTGCCCGTACGGCTGCAACTTCTGCGGCGTGATCTCTGTCTTCGGCAGCCGCGAGAAGTTCGAGTCGCCGGCCCGCACGGCCGCGCACCTGCGCTGGCTCGTCGAACGGTACGGCATGGACGGCGTGCACTTCTACGACAACAACTTCTTCGTCAAGGAGGACCACGCGCTCGAGCTGTGCGAGCGCATCGAGCCGCTCGGCCTCTCGTGGTGGTGCGAGGCGCGGATCGACGCGCTGCTCCGCTTCCGGGACACGACGTGGCGCCGGATCGCGCGCGCCGGTTTGCGCATGGTCTTCCTCGGCGCGGAGTCCGGCTCGGACGAGGTGCTGCGCCGGATGAACAAGAAGCTGACGACGGCGCAGACGCTCGAGATCGCGGCGCGCACCCGCGAGTACGACATCATCCCGGAGTTCTCGTTCGTGCTCGGCGGCCCGGATGACCCGGAAGGCGAGATCGAGAGCACGCTCGCGTTCATCCGCAAGCTCAAGTCGGTGAACCCCGACATGGAGATGATCCTCTACTTCTACACGCCGACGCCGCAGCGGCGGGGGACGTACGGAGGCGTCGACCCGCTGGCCGGCACGCCGGACACGCTCGAGGAGTGGATCGAGCCGCAGTGGGTCGCGTGGATGACGCACGAGGATCCGGAGACGCCGTGGCTGGACCGCCGGCTCAAGGCGCGGGTCCAGGACTTCGAGTTGGTGCTGAAGAGTCGCTTCCCGTCGCTGCACGACACGAAGACGGCGTGGTGGGGCAAGGAGCTGGCGCGGCTGCTCGCGATCCGGCGCTGGCGTACCGGCCGCTACGAGAATCCGCGGCTGCTGCGCGCGGTGCGGCGCTGGGCGCGCACCCCGGACGACCGGCAGGCGTACGGGCACCTCCGTCCGCCGGCCCGCGGGGCGGCGTGA
- a CDS encoding hexosyltransferase, with translation MKVALIVPGGVDRSGTERVIPCLLWLIERLARAHEVHVFALQQEPRRSRYRLLGAEVHNIGVRPRRTRALAAILAEHRRAPFDVLHAVWGPGPGVVAAAAGRLTGRPVVTHLTGGDLVALPEIGYGARSRWQGRLWLRLAVAGASRLTVPSLAMQRAAAALRDLGIVFRLDIVGEDTLGGEVQRLARTLGLDDVVVFHGFLPHRELRALVEAAHVLLVSSRHEADPMVMLEAAVVGVPTVGTAVGHIGDWAPDAAIVVPVGDAAALAHATAALLADEPRRLRTAGAAQARALAEDADWTARRVVEIYQELTDRAPVPRGRPGPRRTARVLCAGPVR, from the coding sequence ATGAAGGTCGCGCTCATCGTGCCCGGCGGAGTGGACCGCAGCGGCACAGAGCGGGTGATCCCGTGCCTGCTGTGGCTGATCGAGCGGCTCGCGCGTGCGCACGAGGTGCACGTCTTCGCGCTGCAGCAGGAGCCGCGGCGTTCGCGCTATCGACTTCTCGGTGCGGAGGTGCACAACATCGGCGTGCGGCCGCGCCGGACGCGTGCGCTCGCGGCGATCCTGGCGGAGCACCGCCGCGCGCCGTTCGACGTGCTGCACGCCGTCTGGGGGCCGGGCCCGGGCGTGGTCGCCGCTGCCGCGGGCAGGCTCACCGGCCGGCCGGTGGTCACCCACCTCACCGGAGGCGATCTCGTGGCACTGCCGGAGATCGGCTACGGCGCCCGCAGCCGCTGGCAGGGCCGCCTGTGGCTGCGGCTCGCCGTTGCGGGCGCGAGCCGGCTGACGGTGCCGAGCCTCGCCATGCAGCGCGCGGCCGCGGCGCTGCGCGACCTGGGCATCGTGTTCCGGCTGGACATCGTGGGCGAGGACACGCTGGGCGGTGAGGTCCAGCGATTGGCGAGGACGCTGGGCCTCGACGATGTCGTCGTCTTCCACGGGTTCCTGCCGCACCGCGAGCTGCGGGCGCTGGTGGAAGCCGCCCACGTGCTGCTGGTCTCCTCGCGGCACGAGGCGGACCCGATGGTGATGCTGGAGGCCGCCGTGGTTGGCGTGCCGACCGTCGGCACCGCGGTCGGACACATCGGCGACTGGGCGCCCGACGCGGCGATCGTCGTGCCGGTGGGCGATGCCGCAGCGCTCGCGCACGCCACCGCCGCGCTCCTTGCCGATGAGCCGCGCCGGCTGCGGACCGCAGGCGCGGCCCAGGCCCGGGCACTGGCGGAGGACGCGGACTGGACCGCCCGCCGCGTCGTCGAGATCTACCAGGAGCTGACGGATCGGGCGCCGGTGCCGCGCGGCCGGCCCGGGCCGAGGCGCACGGCTCGCGTGCTGTGCGCGGGTCCGGTCCGCTGA